The following coding sequences are from one Rathayibacter sp. SW19 window:
- a CDS encoding carbohydrate ABC transporter permease, with protein sequence MAVFLMLPLAIFLVFVISPFVQALWYSMTNWSGFSSTMDFVGVQNFVKLFQDNIFMQAVFNNVLLAIVVPVLTVGIALIIAGVVTVGGPSKGQIRGIAGSGFYRTVSFFPYCIPAIVIGLIWAQVYDPSAGILNGFLTGIGLQQFANFAWLGVAATAMPASMFVMIWAFIGFYTVLFVAAIKGIPAELYEAVRLDGAGRFRTAISLTIPMIRDTVQTAYIYIGIAVLDAFVFMAALFPNAGGPANTTLVMSQELFITAFRKGQFGYATAMGVVLAAITLLFAAIVFAVNRLTRGSDIGGRG encoded by the coding sequence ATGGCCGTGTTCCTGATGCTGCCGTTGGCCATCTTCCTGGTGTTCGTGATCTCCCCGTTCGTGCAGGCGCTGTGGTATTCGATGACCAACTGGAGCGGCTTTTCCTCGACGATGGACTTCGTCGGCGTGCAGAACTTCGTCAAGCTTTTCCAGGACAACATCTTCATGCAGGCCGTTTTCAACAACGTGCTCCTGGCCATCGTTGTGCCGGTCCTGACGGTCGGGATAGCCCTGATCATCGCCGGTGTTGTGACGGTCGGCGGGCCGAGCAAAGGTCAGATCCGTGGCATTGCGGGTTCCGGCTTCTACCGCACTGTGTCCTTCTTTCCGTATTGCATTCCTGCGATCGTGATCGGCCTCATCTGGGCTCAGGTCTATGACCCGTCCGCTGGAATTCTGAACGGATTCCTGACTGGCATCGGCTTGCAGCAATTTGCGAACTTTGCGTGGCTCGGCGTGGCGGCAACCGCAATGCCCGCATCGATGTTCGTCATGATCTGGGCCTTCATCGGCTTCTACACAGTGCTTTTCGTTGCGGCGATCAAGGGCATCCCCGCCGAGTTATACGAAGCCGTTCGCCTCGACGGCGCCGGTCGGTTCCGAACGGCGATTTCCCTCACGATTCCAATGATCCGCGACACCGTTCAGACCGCGTACATTTACATCGGCATCGCAGTGCTTGATGCCTTTGTGTTCATGGCCGCGCTGTTTCCGAACGCCGGCGGCCCCGCCAACACCACTCTCGTGATGAGCCAAGAGCTGTTCATCACCGCGTTCCGCAAGGGGCAGTTCGGTTATGCGACAGCCATGGGCGTCGTGCTCGCGGCCATCACGCTGCTCTTCGCCGCGATTGTGTTCGCGGTCAACAGACTGACTCGCGGAAGCGATATCGGAGGACGAGGATGA
- a CDS encoding serine hydrolase — protein sequence MPVVARYSDGPPVIAYSLCDALGRPLVERNPDAVFYAASTIKLAVLLAVMRAVDAGSVDIEENLDCPRLFASGACAPDFVVAPDDADPNYPKDGAQLSVSRLLRMMISRSSNEATNVLVDRIGLPAIAEALRKCGALVSKMERLLGDVAAADTGLTNEVSARDLTAIMRCVVGGELTTPKSTEVMRTLLSAQEHVRIGNAVPDGIDWGSKSGDVPGIEHDVAFVGDPNGSSTHYLAVCTRGYEPVQGRELIACVASALLAGRV from the coding sequence GTGCCCGTCGTAGCGCGCTACAGCGACGGGCCGCCAGTCATCGCATATTCGCTGTGCGACGCGCTCGGCCGTCCGTTGGTGGAGCGCAATCCGGATGCCGTCTTTTATGCGGCGTCCACCATCAAGCTCGCAGTGTTGCTGGCGGTGATGCGAGCAGTGGATGCCGGTTCCGTCGATATCGAGGAAAACCTGGACTGCCCGCGCCTCTTCGCGAGCGGAGCGTGTGCACCGGACTTCGTCGTGGCACCCGACGATGCTGATCCGAATTACCCGAAGGACGGCGCGCAGCTTTCCGTCTCACGACTGTTGCGCATGATGATCTCGCGTTCGTCGAACGAGGCGACCAATGTGCTGGTCGACCGGATCGGACTGCCCGCAATCGCGGAAGCGCTGCGGAAGTGCGGGGCGCTTGTGTCGAAGATGGAGCGCTTGCTCGGCGATGTCGCAGCCGCAGACACCGGGCTGACGAACGAGGTCAGCGCACGCGACTTGACAGCCATCATGCGGTGCGTTGTGGGCGGTGAACTCACGACGCCGAAGTCGACCGAGGTCATGCGCACCCTGCTGAGCGCACAGGAGCACGTGCGCATTGGAAATGCCGTTCCGGATGGCATCGACTGGGGGTCCAAGTCGGGTGACGTGCCGGGGATCGAGCATGATGTCGCGTTCGTCGGCGATCCGAATGGCTCGAGCACGCACTATCTCGCGGTGTGCACGCGCGGCTACGAACCGGTGCAGGGTCGCGAATTGATCGCGTGTGTGGCATCCGCTCTACTCGCGGGCCGGGTCTGA
- the ngcE gene encoding N-acetylglucosamine/diacetylchitobiose ABC transporter substrate-binding protein translates to MNIKDKPLQRRDFLRGALVTAVMIPIAGTLASCAAGGGGGTSTSGGGTKSAKNPFGVKDNSTIDVVIFNGGYGYDYVTFAADIVQKNITGVKAKVSPATNIAQTLQPRFVGGNPPDLIDNSGANQIGFSTILDQLTTMDDVFAANNLEGKKISDTVYPGVATPGTFGGKFVALNYVMTVYGIWYSASLFEQNGWTPPKTWDEATALGAKAKAAGKYLWVWGKEAATYYLTMALNSAIKEGGDQVRLDLENLKPNAWSAPSIQGVFKALEEQVKLGYFVPGGAGTQFTAAQAKWSNDEQAILYPSGGWIENEMKKATKSGFKMTGAPEPTLTSNSKLPYAALRAAAGEPYIVPKQGKNVAGGKEVLRTMLSKDAASNFSKTRLAPTIVKGLVPADGFGSTALVSQTTMLTNAGDNVFDWEFASLYGMNTDQLVPWNGFLAGQIDAAALTAAMQGISDKVANDSSITKHPVTK, encoded by the coding sequence ATGAATATCAAGGATAAGCCACTGCAGCGGCGCGACTTTCTGCGAGGAGCACTCGTCACGGCGGTGATGATCCCGATCGCCGGCACCCTGGCTTCGTGCGCAGCGGGCGGCGGCGGGGGCACTTCGACCAGCGGCGGTGGTACGAAGTCAGCCAAAAACCCGTTCGGTGTGAAAGACAACTCGACGATCGACGTCGTAATCTTCAACGGCGGGTATGGCTACGACTACGTCACTTTCGCGGCGGACATCGTGCAGAAGAACATCACGGGTGTCAAGGCGAAGGTGTCACCAGCGACGAATATCGCGCAGACACTGCAGCCTCGGTTCGTCGGCGGCAACCCGCCAGACCTGATCGACAACTCGGGCGCGAACCAGATCGGCTTCAGCACGATCCTCGACCAGCTCACGACGATGGACGACGTCTTCGCCGCAAACAACCTCGAGGGCAAGAAGATCTCCGACACCGTGTACCCCGGTGTCGCGACACCCGGGACGTTCGGTGGCAAGTTCGTTGCGCTGAACTACGTCATGACGGTCTACGGCATTTGGTATTCGGCCAGCCTCTTCGAACAAAACGGCTGGACGCCGCCGAAGACCTGGGACGAGGCGACCGCATTGGGCGCCAAGGCAAAGGCCGCAGGCAAGTATCTCTGGGTGTGGGGCAAGGAAGCCGCAACCTATTACCTGACGATGGCGCTCAACTCTGCGATCAAGGAAGGTGGCGACCAGGTGCGGCTTGACCTGGAGAACCTCAAGCCGAACGCGTGGTCGGCACCGTCTATCCAGGGTGTTTTCAAGGCACTCGAAGAACAGGTCAAGCTGGGCTACTTCGTCCCAGGTGGAGCCGGCACGCAGTTCACCGCGGCGCAGGCCAAGTGGAGCAATGACGAGCAGGCGATCCTGTACCCATCGGGTGGCTGGATCGAGAACGAGATGAAGAAGGCGACGAAGTCCGGGTTCAAGATGACCGGTGCCCCGGAGCCGACGCTCACTTCGAACTCCAAGCTTCCCTACGCTGCGTTGCGCGCAGCGGCTGGTGAGCCGTACATTGTTCCCAAGCAGGGTAAGAATGTCGCCGGCGGCAAGGAGGTCTTGCGCACGATGCTTTCAAAGGATGCAGCGAGCAACTTCTCCAAGACGCGGCTTGCGCCGACCATCGTAAAGGGCCTTGTGCCCGCTGATGGTTTCGGGTCGACTGCGCTGGTCTCGCAGACGACCATGCTGACGAACGCGGGCGACAACGTGTTCGACTGGGAGTTCGCAAGCCTGTACGGGATGAACACCGATCAGTTGGTTCCCTGGAACGGATTCTTGGCCGGTCAGATCGACGCTGCCGCGCTCACCGCGGCGATGCAGGGGATCAGCGACAAGGTTGCCAACGACTCATCGATCACGAAGCATCCGGTTACGAAGTGA
- a CDS encoding MurR/RpiR family transcriptional regulator: protein MPLPRVAPSRENASGVANRIRSRLPEMSGTMVKIADFVLENPQAPLKLSIGELAKHAGTSAATVTRFCRLLGYSGYVPFRVSIATDLGRSTAHESWKADIGRAFGPDDAPSDVLSTLINAHSRTLQETASVIDVDDMARIAQGIAASTHVDIYGVGGSAMLADELQARLYRIGINAHSWSEVHAGLTSAAILDTACVAIGISNTGRTEETIQMLGEAGRAGAMTVAISNNPDSPMAASADMSIITSIYEHFLQPDDLSAKHGQLLVLDLLYLLVAQQDFERSTADLAASALAVASHRRPIRSTAAAKRRSFTHADTPEGTLSTNIRKADHV, encoded by the coding sequence ATGCCATTGCCCCGAGTCGCTCCTTCTCGCGAGAACGCTTCCGGCGTCGCCAACCGGATTCGCTCGCGGCTGCCGGAAATGTCCGGGACCATGGTGAAGATCGCCGACTTCGTTCTGGAGAACCCGCAGGCGCCGTTGAAGCTGTCGATCGGGGAGCTTGCGAAGCACGCAGGAACGTCCGCTGCGACGGTCACCCGGTTCTGTCGGCTGCTCGGCTACAGCGGGTATGTGCCGTTCCGGGTCAGCATCGCGACCGACCTCGGCCGCAGCACGGCGCACGAGTCGTGGAAGGCCGACATCGGGCGGGCGTTCGGTCCGGATGACGCTCCGAGCGATGTGCTGAGTACGCTGATCAACGCGCACTCGCGAACGCTGCAGGAGACGGCATCCGTCATCGATGTCGATGACATGGCCCGAATCGCACAGGGCATCGCCGCGAGCACGCACGTAGATATTTACGGTGTCGGCGGCAGTGCGATGCTCGCAGACGAATTGCAGGCGCGACTCTACCGAATCGGCATCAACGCGCACTCCTGGTCTGAGGTGCACGCCGGGCTGACCAGCGCGGCGATCCTCGATACGGCCTGTGTTGCGATCGGCATTTCGAACACCGGCCGCACCGAGGAAACGATCCAGATGCTGGGCGAAGCCGGCCGAGCGGGCGCGATGACGGTAGCGATCAGCAATAACCCGGACTCGCCGATGGCCGCATCCGCCGACATGAGCATCATCACGTCGATTTACGAACACTTTCTGCAGCCGGATGACCTTTCCGCCAAGCATGGCCAGTTGCTCGTGCTCGACCTCTTGTATCTGTTGGTCGCCCAGCAGGACTTCGAGCGCTCGACCGCCGACCTCGCAGCGTCCGCGCTGGCAGTCGCATCGCACCGCCGACCGATCCGCTCGACGGCAGCGGCGAAGAGGCGCAGTTTCACGCACGCCGATACGCCGGAAGGCACCTTGTCGACCAACATCAGAAAGGCCGACCATGTCTGA
- the pbp4b gene encoding penicillin binding protein PBP4B, whose translation MYDTLRRVDDPTLVGFSQARLDAIDDYVEEQVDNGGPSLAISVVKDGAITKESAYGYAKKYDTPLVDGVLQPARELPRDEWQPAGVDTMYDLASNTKMYATNYAIQQLVSEGVLDLDRTLQSFPGWEDYTDAATQYTGDWVVGGRGGIDQAYAGKSTITVADLLHHTAGELPDPQYQNARVAGGLYYQSADIRDRSGIIDVICRTPLIASPHTEFRYSDVDYMILGLLVEQLTRQSLDTYLQEHFYGPLGLHRTTFNPLLHGFTKQQTAATELNGNTRDGHVSFGSLPDGMPAPIRHNTLQGEVHDEKGYYSMGGVSGHAGLFSTVGDLAVLTQLMLNGGLYNGRQYFTREVTEQFTAPYALDAADVDSSTIGLGWRLQSASGDGYRYFTGGPSRSSYGHSGWTGTLTVIDPAHNMTITILTNMRHSPVVDPPNGFAASRFPIAELTPVVARVYSALLADIE comes from the coding sequence GTGTACGACACGCTGCGGCGGGTCGACGACCCTACGTTGGTCGGGTTCTCCCAAGCAAGGCTCGACGCGATCGACGACTATGTCGAGGAGCAGGTAGACAATGGTGGCCCTTCCCTGGCGATCAGCGTCGTCAAGGACGGCGCCATCACTAAGGAATCCGCGTACGGGTACGCGAAGAAGTACGACACACCATTGGTCGACGGCGTGCTGCAACCGGCGCGAGAGCTACCGCGGGATGAATGGCAACCGGCGGGAGTCGACACCATGTACGATCTCGCGTCGAACACCAAGATGTACGCGACGAACTATGCGATCCAGCAGCTGGTGTCCGAGGGTGTGCTCGACCTGGATCGAACGCTGCAGTCGTTCCCGGGCTGGGAGGACTACACGGACGCCGCCACGCAGTACACCGGCGACTGGGTCGTCGGCGGCCGCGGGGGGATCGACCAGGCATACGCGGGCAAATCGACCATCACCGTGGCCGACTTGCTGCATCACACGGCCGGCGAATTGCCGGATCCGCAGTACCAGAACGCGCGGGTCGCGGGCGGTCTCTATTACCAGAGTGCCGACATCCGTGACCGGTCTGGGATCATCGACGTGATCTGCAGGACGCCGCTGATCGCCAGCCCGCACACCGAGTTCCGCTACAGCGACGTCGACTACATGATTCTGGGACTGCTGGTCGAGCAGCTCACCAGGCAGAGCCTCGACACCTACCTGCAGGAGCACTTCTACGGTCCGCTCGGGCTCCATCGCACCACGTTCAACCCGCTCCTGCACGGTTTCACAAAGCAGCAGACGGCCGCCACAGAGCTGAACGGCAACACCAGGGACGGCCACGTCAGCTTCGGCAGCCTGCCAGACGGAATGCCGGCGCCGATCCGGCACAACACTCTGCAGGGTGAGGTGCACGACGAGAAAGGCTACTACTCGATGGGGGGAGTGTCTGGTCATGCTGGCCTGTTCTCAACCGTGGGCGACCTGGCCGTCCTGACACAACTGATGCTGAACGGTGGCCTGTACAACGGCCGGCAATACTTCACCCGGGAGGTGACGGAACAGTTCACTGCCCCGTACGCTCTGGATGCGGCGGATGTCGACTCGTCGACGATCGGGTTGGGCTGGCGCCTGCAATCCGCGTCGGGTGACGGGTACCGATACTTCACCGGTGGTCCGAGCCGAAGCAGCTACGGGCACTCCGGCTGGACCGGCACGCTGACCGTCATCGACCCCGCCCACAACATGACAATCACGATCTTGACGAACATGCGCCATTCGCCGGTCGTCGATCCGCCGAACGGTTTCGCGGCCAGTCGGTTTCCGATCGCCGAGCTGACGCCCGTGGTCGCCCGGGTGTACTCCGCACTGTTGGCGGACATCGAGTGA
- the glyA gene encoding serine hydroxymethyltransferase, giving the protein MTDTFNAPLSEVDPEIAAVLEQELGRQRGYLEMIASENFVPRAVLESVGSVLTNKYAEGYPGRRYYGGCEFVDIAESLAIERVKSLFGAAYANVQPHSGATANAAVLSAIATPGDTILGLELAHGGHLTHGMKLNFSGKLYNAVSYGVDPNTFLVDMDVVRDKALEYKPTVIIAGWSAYPRQLDFAAFRAIADEVGAKLWVDMAHFAGLVATGLHPNPVPYADVVSSTVHKTIGGPRSGFIVSRDMELAKKLNSNVFPGQQGGPLMHVIAAKATAFKLAATPEFKDRQERTVRGAKILAARLTADDSQAAGVDVLTGGTDVHLVLADLRNSPLDGQQAEDALHEVGITVNRNAVPFDPRPPMVTSGLRIGTPALATRGFGDAEFVEVSDIIAAALQPGADLPGLRARVKTLADAIPLYPGLNPFGQPVEHIEFASSIA; this is encoded by the coding sequence ATGACGGACACATTCAACGCACCCCTCAGCGAGGTCGACCCGGAGATCGCGGCCGTCCTGGAGCAGGAACTCGGCCGCCAGCGCGGCTATCTCGAGATGATCGCCAGTGAGAACTTCGTTCCGCGCGCTGTGCTCGAATCCGTGGGTTCCGTGCTCACCAACAAGTACGCGGAGGGCTACCCTGGGCGGCGCTACTACGGCGGATGCGAGTTCGTCGATATCGCGGAATCGCTTGCGATCGAGCGAGTGAAGAGCCTGTTCGGTGCCGCATACGCGAATGTGCAGCCGCACTCCGGCGCGACCGCGAACGCCGCGGTGCTGTCCGCGATCGCAACCCCCGGCGACACGATCCTCGGCCTCGAGCTCGCCCACGGCGGCCACCTCACGCACGGCATGAAGCTGAACTTCTCGGGCAAGCTCTACAACGCGGTCTCCTACGGAGTCGACCCGAACACGTTCCTCGTCGACATGGATGTCGTGCGCGACAAGGCTCTCGAATACAAGCCGACCGTGATCATCGCCGGCTGGTCGGCTTACCCGCGGCAGTTGGACTTCGCAGCGTTCCGCGCCATTGCAGACGAGGTCGGTGCGAAGCTGTGGGTGGACATGGCGCACTTCGCCGGCCTCGTCGCGACAGGGCTGCATCCGAACCCCGTTCCCTATGCCGATGTCGTCTCCTCGACCGTGCACAAGACCATCGGCGGCCCGCGCAGCGGTTTCATCGTGTCCCGTGACATGGAGTTGGCGAAGAAGCTGAACTCGAACGTGTTCCCCGGGCAGCAGGGCGGGCCGCTCATGCACGTGATCGCGGCGAAGGCAACCGCGTTCAAGCTTGCTGCGACTCCCGAGTTCAAGGACCGCCAGGAGCGCACCGTGCGCGGTGCGAAGATCCTGGCAGCCCGGCTCACCGCAGACGACTCGCAGGCAGCCGGAGTCGACGTGCTCACCGGCGGCACAGACGTGCACCTCGTGCTCGCCGACCTGCGCAACTCGCCGCTGGACGGCCAGCAGGCCGAAGACGCACTGCACGAGGTCGGCATCACGGTCAACCGCAACGCTGTGCCGTTCGACCCGCGCCCGCCGATGGTCACAAGCGGCCTGCGCATCGGCACGCCTGCATTGGCCACGCGCGGGTTCGGCGACGCCGAGTTCGTCGAGGTGTCCGACATCATCGCGGCAGCTTTGCAGCCGGGCGCGGACCTTCCGGGTTTGCGTGCGCGCGTCAAGACGCTGGCGGATGCCATCCCGCTGTACCCCGGACTGAACCCGTTCGGTCAGCCCGTCGAGCACATCGAATTCGCCTCGAGCATCGCGTAG
- a CDS encoding bifunctional methylenetetrahydrofolate dehydrogenase/methenyltetrahydrofolate cyclohydrolase produces the protein MTAIRLDGVETAAAIKADLKTRVDALHARGVHPGLGTLLVGSDPGSVSYVAGKHRDCAEVGIESVRIDLPESASAADVEAAIAELNASPSVTGYIVQLPLPAGLDEHAMLELMDPAKDADGLHPMNLGRLVLSVNAGGAGSGGSAAPAFPLPCTPAGIVALLQRYEIAIAGKRVIVIGRGLTVGRPLGLILTRKGLDATVTLAHSRTVDLPDEVRRADIVVAAVGVPGMVKADWVKPGAAVVDVGVSRVGTTASGRAKLAGDVDPGVAEVAAYLSPVPGGVGLLTRAMLLENVVLAAERL, from the coding sequence ATGACCGCCATTCGTCTGGACGGCGTCGAAACCGCCGCCGCAATCAAAGCCGACCTGAAGACGCGTGTCGATGCGCTGCATGCCCGCGGCGTTCACCCCGGTCTCGGAACGCTGCTCGTCGGCAGCGACCCCGGGTCGGTCTCGTACGTCGCGGGCAAGCACCGGGACTGCGCAGAGGTCGGCATCGAGTCTGTGCGCATCGACCTGCCGGAGAGCGCATCCGCCGCCGATGTCGAGGCCGCGATCGCCGAGCTGAATGCGAGCCCGTCGGTCACCGGCTACATCGTGCAGCTACCGTTGCCCGCCGGGCTCGACGAGCACGCCATGCTCGAACTGATGGACCCGGCGAAGGATGCCGATGGGCTGCACCCGATGAACCTCGGCCGCCTCGTGCTCAGCGTTAATGCGGGCGGTGCGGGTTCGGGTGGGAGCGCTGCGCCGGCGTTTCCGTTGCCGTGCACGCCGGCCGGGATCGTCGCGCTTCTGCAGCGGTACGAGATTGCGATCGCGGGCAAACGCGTGATCGTGATCGGTCGCGGTCTCACCGTCGGTCGTCCGCTCGGACTGATTTTGACCCGCAAGGGGCTGGATGCGACGGTGACGCTTGCCCACTCGCGCACCGTTGATCTGCCGGATGAGGTGCGCCGAGCTGACATTGTCGTCGCTGCCGTCGGAGTGCCCGGGATGGTCAAGGCCGATTGGGTCAAGCCGGGTGCGGCCGTCGTCGACGTCGGCGTGAGCCGTGTCGGCACGACGGCGAGCGGCCGGGCGAAACTCGCCGGAGATGTCGATCCGGGCGTCGCGGAGGTTGCTGCCTACTTGTCCCCCGTGCCAGGGGGAGTGGGGCTGCTCACCCG
- a CDS encoding carbohydrate ABC transporter permease, with product MTVTQQAVGKPTPVIRAPKRSTLTGGDVAVGASSHVLLTVWTLIVVLPLVWVLLSSFKTTKEILASPFTLPARWSFDNYVNAWNTAGIGSFFANTLIVVGFALVIVMLLGAMCAYVLARFKFFGARAIYYLMLAGLTFPIFLAIVPLFFILKNIGLINTLPGLILTYVAFALPFTVFFLYSFFQSLSDEIYEAAQVDGAGEWRTFFQVMLPMARPGMASVAIFNFLGLWNQFLLPIALNSDQNNYVLTQGMASFASQAGYSVDFGALYAAVIITVVPVLIVYIFFQRQLQGSVSQGTNK from the coding sequence ATGACTGTCACGCAGCAAGCAGTCGGCAAGCCGACGCCGGTGATCCGAGCACCGAAGAGATCCACGCTGACAGGAGGCGATGTCGCGGTTGGTGCCAGTTCGCACGTTCTGCTGACCGTCTGGACGTTGATCGTTGTCCTGCCGCTGGTGTGGGTTCTGCTGTCGTCGTTCAAGACGACCAAGGAGATCCTCGCCTCTCCATTCACGTTGCCCGCGCGATGGAGTTTCGACAACTATGTGAACGCGTGGAACACGGCAGGTATCGGCAGCTTCTTCGCCAATACGCTTATTGTGGTCGGTTTTGCGCTGGTCATCGTCATGTTGCTGGGAGCGATGTGCGCCTACGTGCTCGCTCGGTTCAAGTTCTTCGGCGCGCGGGCGATCTACTACCTGATGCTGGCCGGCCTGACCTTTCCCATCTTCTTGGCGATCGTGCCGCTGTTCTTCATCCTCAAGAATATCGGCCTGATCAATACGCTGCCTGGGCTGATCCTGACCTACGTGGCGTTCGCGCTGCCGTTCACGGTGTTCTTCCTGTACTCATTCTTTCAGAGTCTGTCCGACGAGATTTACGAAGCGGCTCAGGTCGACGGTGCCGGAGAATGGCGCACCTTCTTCCAGGTGATGCTTCCCATGGCTCGCCCGGGCATGGCATCCGTGGCGATCTTCAACTTCTTAGGGCTGTGGAATCAGTTCCTTCTGCCGATCGCGTTGAACTCTGATCAGAACAACTACGTGCTGACGCAAGGGATGGCCTCGTTCGCTTCGCAGGCGGGCTACTCCGTCGACTTTGGTGCGCTGTATGCCGCGGTCATCATTACCGTCGTCCCGGTGCTCATCGTCTACATCTTCTTCCAGCGCCAGCTGCAAGGTTCGGTATCGCAGGGCACGAATAAGTGA
- a CDS encoding SIS domain-containing protein, which translates to MSETVALNALADRFTGEVLSRLQSLEADAEAGAIDEAISIFVNAIAAGGIIQAFGTGHSEAFAMEIAGRAGGLIPTNKIALRDVVLHGSLDVDVLGGSTLERNPNIAEELWAISSIGPNDAFVIASNSGVNGSIVGLALLAKANGHPVVAVTSMEHTMRVEPKHVSGKRLCEIADVVLDNKAPFGDATIELPGGIPVGAVSSITAAYIAQLLTIGTAARIAAEGNIPPLYISANIPGGDEHNAALEGLYLNKIRREA; encoded by the coding sequence ATGTCTGAGACCGTCGCCCTGAACGCACTCGCCGACCGCTTCACCGGTGAGGTGCTTTCCCGGCTGCAGTCCCTCGAAGCGGATGCCGAGGCGGGCGCCATTGATGAGGCGATTTCAATCTTCGTGAACGCGATCGCCGCGGGCGGCATCATCCAGGCGTTCGGAACGGGGCACTCGGAGGCGTTCGCCATGGAGATCGCCGGCCGCGCAGGCGGGCTGATTCCGACGAACAAGATCGCACTCCGCGATGTCGTGCTGCACGGCAGCCTCGACGTCGACGTTCTGGGCGGTTCCACTCTGGAGCGTAACCCGAACATCGCCGAGGAACTGTGGGCGATCTCCTCGATCGGACCGAACGACGCGTTCGTCATCGCGTCGAACTCGGGTGTCAACGGGTCAATAGTCGGCCTCGCCCTGCTCGCGAAAGCGAATGGGCATCCTGTCGTCGCGGTCACGAGCATGGAGCACACCATGCGCGTCGAGCCGAAACACGTCAGCGGCAAAAGGCTGTGCGAGATCGCAGACGTCGTGCTGGACAACAAGGCACCCTTCGGGGACGCCACCATCGAACTTCCGGGAGGGATCCCGGTAGGAGCAGTCTCGTCGATCACTGCTGCGTACATTGCGCAGCTGCTGACCATCGGGACTGCTGCACGCATTGCAGCGGAGGGGAACATTCCTCCGCTGTACATCTCGGCCAATATCCCGGGCGGAGACGAGCACAATGCGGCACTTGAAGGTCTGTATCTGAACAAGATCAGGCGCGAGGCATAA
- a CDS encoding mandelate racemase/muconate lactonizing enzyme family protein: MITEILVHRVSVPLLRPFVTAQRSASAHDAVLVELHDDSGRSGWGEAPCSWRVTGESPAGVTAAVTGPLADVVVGRAVADLAELADALGSAVIRNSAAKMAVDCALHDLAAQETGESLAVFLGGPDAARIRVTTDMTLSAGNPDDVAALAREHRDAGFDTLKVKCGGGGDDQALLRAVRDAVGASVVLRVDANQGWDREQAIRIIRFWENDGVDVAFVEQPVAARAIDDLAAVRRAVDTPVLADESVWDHYDLHELIRRQAADMVNIKLAKSGGIREAMRMARQAKDAGIGVLIGSMMESTVGIAAAASLSASVGLTAPQDLDAGLWLSASPVVGGARYDGRNVQLSPATGLGIEGLSG; encoded by the coding sequence ATGATCACAGAAATCCTGGTTCACCGCGTCTCAGTACCGCTGCTGCGCCCGTTTGTCACGGCGCAACGGAGCGCGTCCGCCCACGATGCGGTGCTTGTAGAACTCCACGACGACTCTGGTCGCAGCGGGTGGGGTGAGGCCCCGTGCAGCTGGCGGGTGACCGGTGAGAGCCCGGCCGGCGTCACCGCCGCAGTGACGGGCCCGCTCGCCGACGTCGTTGTGGGTCGAGCCGTTGCCGATCTTGCAGAACTGGCGGATGCGCTCGGCTCGGCCGTCATCCGCAATTCGGCTGCGAAGATGGCGGTCGACTGCGCGCTGCACGATCTCGCTGCTCAGGAAACCGGCGAGTCGCTGGCGGTCTTCCTCGGCGGTCCTGACGCGGCCAGGATTCGGGTGACAACCGACATGACACTGTCCGCGGGAAACCCGGATGATGTTGCCGCACTCGCTCGCGAACATCGCGATGCGGGGTTCGACACGCTGAAGGTCAAATGCGGCGGCGGAGGCGACGATCAGGCGCTGTTGCGCGCCGTGCGCGACGCGGTCGGCGCATCCGTTGTGCTTCGTGTCGACGCGAACCAGGGCTGGGATCGAGAGCAGGCCATTCGGATTATCCGATTCTGGGAAAACGACGGCGTCGATGTCGCGTTCGTCGAGCAGCCCGTTGCCGCACGCGCCATCGATGACCTGGCGGCCGTACGCAGAGCGGTCGACACTCCTGTACTCGCCGACGAATCCGTTTGGGACCATTACGACCTCCACGAGTTAATTCGGCGCCAAGCCGCGGATATGGTGAACATCAAGCTGGCGAAGTCTGGTGGTATTCGCGAGGCGATGCGCATGGCGAGACAGGCAAAAGACGCAGGTATCGGCGTGCTGATCGGGTCGATGATGGAGAGCACTGTCGGCATCGCGGCGGCAGCGAGCCTGTCCGCTTCCGTCGGACTCACCGCCCCCCAAGATCTTGACGCTGGGTTGTGGTTGTCTGCCTCACCGGTCGTCGGGGGTGCACGATATGACGGCCGGAACGTGCAGCTCTCACCTGCTACCGGGCTTGGGATCGAGGGATTGTCCGGCTAG